Genomic segment of Vitis riparia cultivar Riparia Gloire de Montpellier isolate 1030 chromosome 19, EGFV_Vit.rip_1.0, whole genome shotgun sequence:
AAAGCCCATCCTCGTATAAGCAGCAAAGACATAAAATAAGACAATAAGACAACTGCTTGGTTGATGTGTTGATTAAATCTGATCACTCAAAAACGAAcccaagaaaatgaataaaacaaacACTAAGAAGTGCAACACCAAGATGAAAAGAAACAACAACAGTATAAACTGGAAAATTATTTCAGTCATAGAGCATATACTTTCATATTCACCCCAGTACTGCGCATCAAAAGCTTGCTTATGGTTGAATAATGTTCATGTGAAGGATCCAACAATATAAAAGAAGCCTCTGCAGCAAAAATTGCAGTTACAGAAGGAATTCTCTGCCATGGCTCTACTATTCCATTTTGCATGTATGTCAACAAAAGCCGTAGTTGCATTACATCCTTCCTCTTTTGGCACATCTGTAACAAATAGTTTGGACTGTTTATTATAAGTAACTTAAACACATATCAAATGCAGAAAGGGAAACTATGAACTAcaatatagtaataataataataataatactattaacaacaacaacaaaaagttATCTATGCCTAATTACTGAACACCATAGAACTCATTGGAATCCATTATCAGTGGCACTCCTATTGTTATAGTCCCTCCATTGCAATACCAAGAGAACAAACAATGGACTACTATCCTGCAGGATTCAACTTTTAGAGTTAACAACTGCAGAGTATTTGAAGCTGTTGAGTTTATCACATCTCAAAGCAAATGAGAATGATTCATCATCTACTTGAGATATCATGTCACTTACACATGCAGACATATGTAGGATAAAAATTGAACTCTACCTTTGAACTTTGATAATCACAGAAaccatgtttaattttttatggttttttttattagtagatgTTTCCACTTTCTGTTTTACATTGTGGGTAGCAGTGGCCTCTTTTTGGTAGGTAGATTTGGATGGGGGTTGTTTAACATTGACAAACGTAATGATGAACCAAACTTCTTGACATCTATATGTTAAAGACTGCCCTTTTATGTCACACAAAAGCTcataaacaaaaaccaaaatatacatGGTGAATTCTAAGACCTACTCAGTGGATGCATTTTCAAACACCCATACAGATGCAACATAATAATTCATTTCTTAGACAATGAAACAACTAAACATagtgaaaattttacaatacaAAACACAGACAACTTGCATCAGACAGTTATTTGATGGACAAAGAGCATTACCTCCAATGCATTCTTAAATCTCCCAAGAGTTTCATAACCCAATTTCCTTATCATGTCATCAGGTGAAGACAAGCTAACAAATGCAACTGCAAGCAAGCCTAACGCAGAGAACTCCACAGGTTCAATGTAACGCATTGACAGACTATGAATTGAAAAGTGCAAGATGAAAACAGGATCATATCGTGGTACATTTTCAACATGAGGAGGATATCCCTGCATAATCAGTTAAGTTATTTGAGAATTCTCTGCCACAGCCATCAAAAACATAAACCATTGATACAGTGTTCCAAAAGAGGATTGATGCACTAATGTAGTTAAAAAATCTGGAATGTACCTGGATCATATCCTTAACATTATCTGGGTGAACCTTGTTCAAGGATATGGGTCCATCAGATGCAGTTCTATTATAGGGAAAATATAGCACTGTGTTCACGCATAATTTGGGGTCAATGGGAAGGTTTTCTCTAAATTGACTTCTTTGGCGTTCTTCTACTGCTTCAGCATCAAGAATGTTGTTAGCTGAAATCTCCAACTCCTGCACTCGTTCTTTTCTTATTCTCAAAGCAGAACTTCCCCAGAGATAATCCATATCAGCAATACTTCCAGATTTTAATCTATCATTAGACTCAATCTCGTGCATGAGACTGTAAATTTCCAAATCAACTTCATTGAGCATTGCCCCATAAGAAGACAAAAGCAATGAGATTAGTTCTCTGGCATTtatgtcaatatttttttccaaatcagaACCATCCCAGTGGCCCTTGAAACAAAGGAGTAACCTGAGTAACTTAATAACTTCCAGCTGTTTCACACACAGATCTGATCTTTCAAAATTGTTATTACCATCAATAGTACCTTGATCAGTGCAAGTAAAGGTAAGTGATCTAAGAATGCTGGACATAGGCTTCGAAAACACACCAACCTGAGAGCAACCAGGTGATTTAGAGACAGATTGAATAGTGGGGGCAAATTGGGAGTGGGCAAGCAGCAGCTGAAGAAGTAAAACATGTGAAAATTTCCCTTCAGAAAGTGAAGTTAGGACACTTCGGAGCTTTTTCAACGTTGTAGCATCCTCAAACCTATGAAGAAGAGACAATCTTGTGAGTTTCTCCAGGAAGGGAAGAGAATGAAGTTGGATAAGACTATTATGCATTTCTCTGGCTAATTCAAGAACATTTCTCAAAATAAAGACTTCCAAGAACTTGAACAAGGGCAAACAGTCTGTGTCTGTCACTTTTCCAGAATTATCAGAGACACAGGAGAATCTCTCAACAATCTTCTGCCAAGTATTCACCAAGATGTTGATCAACCGGATCCTTGATGAGTCCTCTCTATTTAATCCCATTTCCAAAGGAGTATCCTCCACAGGTCCATCTGACTCTTTGGACAGAGACTTAACCTGGCAATCCCCTGGAAATAACAGCATCCTACATAAAGATATCTTTGCAACAACTCTATTAACAAAGTTTAATGACTGGTTAAGTGAATAAGAATCAATTTCACTAACATCACAGTCTAGCATTCCATCCTGTCCAGAGCATGGGAAAATGACATCAAATAGCTTGAATcgcttcttctttttcattgaaTGCCCACTGAAGGCAAAGTAAAACCACAACATATGAATTGATTTTCCCAGAAGACTACTGTTAACGAGATTGGAAAGGTCCTCAGTGGATGAAGGTAAGAATTCACCATCTTCAATCTGAAATATGCTTCTTGACACAAAGCCCTTCCAGTCAAGGAAACCATCCAGGAGAATCCTTGAATATAAAGAAGGTATACCTTTAAAACATGTGTAGTACTGCTTCCCAAATTTCAAGGAAGTTGATTTCAAGTATGACAACGCAGCAGGGAGAAGCATCATAAAGCCTTCATCTGAAGGAGTTTCCACCACATTGTCCTTATGCGGCAAACCTTTGTTAAGAAGACCTGAAAATAAGTGCCCAAAGACTGACGAATGCAGGGGACTCACTTCAATaagaagaaataataatttagcTCTGATCATGCTTGGCCTGTTTATGCAATGCGAAATAATTTTTACAGGAGTACTCACTATCACCCTTGATGATACCAAACtcaatggaagaagaaaacTCTGATGCTGCTCAAATTTCTGCCTGTACATTACTTTAACAGCTTTCAGCAAACATACATCTGCAAACTCTAGTTTGAAACATGTGGCAAACTCTAATGCCttcatataaattttctcaaaaacaatAATGTCGAaacttttttcttccatttcccAAAACAAATCGAATTGTACTTTCTTTGTAATTGGATGCTGAAAATAACTAGATAACATGTCAAAAGCACCACTGGCAATGCAAAATACAACAGAGAGTGCAGACATATTGTCAAATTCCCCAGTTGTCAGGTCATTCAGATCAACTCTACTAAACATCCAATACGCTAACTCAAACAGCTTGAAGGGTGATATAAAATGACTCAAAATATGTGAAGCATAAAATGCCTGGAGAAAGGGCACAAAATTTTTGGTCCTGATACACACATCAAACCTGCTCCTGAGTTCCAGGAGTAGTCTCTGTAACAGGGCTTTGAAAACCTTTACAAGTTGTTTCTTTGCACTGTCATCAACTTTAGATATAGGATTCTGGCCATCACATAGAGCTACCAGATAATCAGAAGTGCTTATCAACAAGTTCAAGACATGATGGTCCATTTTATGAACTGAATGTTTGGATGATCTAAGAAAAGTCTCCAAACTGTCTCCAATAGTTCCTTTTGTTGATTCCTCATGACAGCTCAAAGGACAAGACAATGACACCATAACTGCAGGATGACAGAAGATGATTTCAGCCACTTCTTGAACTGTAGAGAAAGGAACTCCAATAGTTGTTGAACAATCAGAATCAGGTCTCAGAACCAATAGTTCATCCAGCATTCGTTTCACAAGAATGAAGCAAACTTCAAAAAGATGTTCCAGTTCACCTAATGGCCTTATTCTATAGTATGATCGTATCTGATGGATCCAGAATAGCACATGGCGAAGAGAAAGAATGAGGTAATCAGTGGTCTGTTCAGATAGTTTAGCTAGAAGCAACTGTTGTACTTTAGAGGGCTCCAATAAATATGGACCATCAATGTTCATAATTGCAGGAAACAACACATGAAAAGGTGCCTGCTGCAGAAAGAGACTAAATGCAACAGAAGCAGACTCACTTAAACCAAAATCTGTCTTAGGAAATATTTCCTCGGCAAACAAGGAATGGCTAGGAATCCTGCAATTATCATCGCCTTTGCCTTTGGAGTGTATCATCAATCCAACTCTTTGCAGACCAGAAAAGAATATATCAGGCCATAACTTAGAAGCCCTGGCTAGAAGACTCCGATCATGAAAAGATATAGATGACAAAAGTGCAAAAGGAACTCCTTGAAGGTCCTGTGAAACAGTAATAACTGATGGaaaattctttaatatatcATCAGGTGTTGTACCAACAATTGAGGAAGAGAACATTTTAGCTATTCCAGTTAATCCACTATCATGCCCACTCCTAACAATTCTTTGCACTTCAGCAAGTGTATCATTAAAAGAACTGTCAGTATGCCTAGCTTTTTCATCAATAGAAAAAATGCAATAATGTCGTTGGTGTGATATGTCTTGTGAAAAGAGCAATAGATTCTTCAACGGCCTCCACTCCATGGAATCCAGACATTGATCTTCAAGTCTTTCAGATAAAACTAAATCAAGGAGAGAAGATAACAATCCAGGatctacctatcaaaaaattcagttattttattatattatataccaAAAACCTGTCACAGAAAGCTAAATGCTTAAAGTTTACCTGAGTTTGCAGGAGATAGGTTAATGTGTTGGACACATACAATGATATAATTGATTTCTCAGCTAGCGTAAAGGTTCCAGATCCAGACTTGAGCACCCTTTGACACTTCTCTAGGACACAGATGATGAGAGGGCTGAAATGAGGTGATACATCTGCCACACATTTTAtgcaaaaaattagagaaaagaaagaggaaaatgtaagggaatTACTTGGTAGCAATAATGAAAAAAGTTTCTCatcaaaaataatgaaaaaagttCTTTCAGATTCCCATTTGCAAAAATGGAAACAATGAACATGCTCGGTTTTGGATCATTTTTAAGCATTAAACtgattgtatttttaaaataagaaacagcatttttaatgttttctatAAATGGTCCATTTTCAGGAAATGTATTTGAAAGCAATTTTTTAGAATGTGCTGCTAAACACATCCCATGCACAATTTAATTGTTGCTGTTTTggaaaacagaaaacagttcaTTTCCACCACCAAACTGCCCCTAGTTCTTTCCACTTACCTATTCCAATTGAATGAGCAtggaagtttttaaaattaatagttgCATGGTGATACCAAGGACCACACATTCGTTTCAAAGCTGGATTTAAGGATTGAGTGCTGTTGAAATAAAACCTAGCAGAATCATTGACAAAGTAGCTAGCAGAAGggacaaaataaataagttgaCTGTAGTATTACTTAGACTGAGACAAACAATCTAATACAAATGCAAACCAGAAGAAAGAATTCATAAGTTAGATAAGAAATATTAATCAAAAGGGCCAAAGCCTTCTTCATGATGAGagttaaaaaatcaaaaccacATGTTTCCAACTAATCAAGTTTACCTCTAGACTAGGAAGTCAAGACCCTTACTTTGTCCAATAGACTTGATCAATTTAGTTTTCATCATGCCAAATGCAAGTAAGCTTTGGACAATAAATTGTGTTAGCTTGGTATCAAAGCCTTTGTTTTAGGGAGATCATGAGTTCAAATCTCACtgcttgtttattttcctcatttattGAGCCCAACAAGCACAAAGAAGGATGCCCATGAGGCGGGGTGTTAGGGATTAGTCCAAATCAGCACATGCATTATTGACTCACCATTACCTAACAACTTAGGTTATTAAATAATAGGCCCACAATGTATACCAGGCTAACAATTTGAACAGCTCAAACCAGAGTGCAGCAAAGATATGGAGGGAGcattacaaaatattaattgcACTCCATGGATATAAACTTAATCCATGAAAATAATACAAGTAACAAGAATAGTATAATAAGATGAAATCAATTACCTTTAATGCCTTTTAAATGGGAGATATGGAGCCTCATAAGATCCCAatatttgaatgagttatttcCAATGGTGGAAACAGCATCACAAAAGAACGAGATAACAGCTGTCGACAAGGATTGGAAAACTTCTACGCCTTGGGTGTCAACAGATGACTTACTAGCTCTACCATAGCCAGGTAGAAATAAGAACCATGCACCTAATTCAGATATGTTAGAATCAAATACACCGGTACTGAACATGGCTGCAAGTGCCAGATAAAATGCTTGCTCTCTTATATCTCGGGTTGATGAAAAAATCAATAAGTCGATAAATGGCTGCAGATGTTTGTACATAAGTGCCGGGACTCTTATGGGAATCTCACTCTTAGGAGACCGTCCAATATATTCTATTAGAAGGGACAATACAGACTGCTGCACATCAATTGATAACGCTGAACTGTTACCGAGGAGATTTATGAAGAAATCAAATGATCCCTCCAACACAGTAGGCATAATTCGCTGCAAGATAAGAAACTTAATGATTATAAGGGTTAATCATCAGGAACATTTTTACTGTTAGACTAAAATTTCAATAGAATCATCAAACTCCATGTTTCAAGTAAACTACAATATTAGTTGGCACTATGATTTATAGAACCCAGGTTTCCATTTGGTGCTGTAGAATTAAGTGAATCATTGCCAGAGGCTCAAGAGATCTGAGCTGCATAAAATGCAATCACAGGCACTGCAACAGAGGATAATTTGGTGCAATAAGAACAATATACAACCTAATGCTAGTAAGAGAAAAGTGAAGAACTAAAGCTCAAACAAGTAGAAAGTTCATAATATTTTCTGGGTACCCCTATAAtccaagaagagaaaagaattaTCAAAAAGGGTTCCCAATCACTCAAAAGAATGGGAAATGAACAGAAAAGTGAAGAGAATGCAAACATACACCAAAACCTGACAAGTATTTAGCATGCCATTATCCAGCCTTGAGGTTATTGCTATGTCAATGACCCCACAGGGAAAAGGCCCAGGAAAACTCGATATaaacccaaattaaataatgttatttattcaaaatgattgattattatatttttatgcaaGGCATTAATTTGGGTATCAATGATTGTTACAAATGTTAATTCAAAAGCTTAAACTATTAGATGATAGGCCCACAATTTATACCTGGTTCACACCCCCCCATCTCTCACATGTGACCCTATACCCACATGTGGTACAGATTGGATTACAAATAAACAGATGGAGGAATAAAGGAACAAAGAGACTCAAACTTGACACCTCTGGCTAACTAAAACTTTGATGGCATATTAGGCTATCAATTTGACCCACAAACTCAAGTTATTAGTTAATGGTCCCAAAATGTATACCAAGCTAACAACGAATATAGAGTATCAAATAAAGAAATCATGATAAGTCCAAAATGGTATCTGAtccaaaaagagagagagagagagagtccaAAATGGTAATGTAATTAAGTCCATGCAAGTATGTGTGCAACACAAAAAAGTGTCATTTTTATCAAGcactaaaaatttgaatatttaggACAAGTCCTCTGGTTGTCCTGGATTGAACAATTCACAACACAATTTAGCAATTTTTCTGCGTCTTTAGATCATTATCCAGATTACCAGTACATGACACAAGGATTACTCCCATCTGGAAAACAGCCTAATCAGGACTGTGCCAATTTCAAGAATTACTTCTTTCTCACCTAAGTGATCAAACAAACATGAAGAGTTCCCCTTCCATACCCAAGTTGTAAAGGTAATATAAAATTGACATTGACATTTGTAGGTCTAACATCTCTATATATACAAGAAACAACCATTTCATTGTATtgaaataataagtaaaaagagGATGAGAATTCCTTCAACAAGTACAAACACCTCTATACAAAGTCTGATTAAAAAGATGTGTGTAGTTTCAAAAAAAAGGAGAGGGAGGAGAAGCTTTTAATTCTCTCATGAAGGGAGGCATGAACCTTATCGTAGGACATAAGTATCATAATTGATTGCAccaatgtaaaataaaagaaaaaagggaaacacGATTAAAAAGAACAAGGGAAAACTGTCCAAGAACTTTCCTATAAAAAGAAGTACATTTCACTAAGTCTAAATCCAAGAAACTCAAGTAATTATATCTGGTGAAAATTGTGTTTCTGCTACCCTCATCCACCAATCTACTTTAGACATaaactattaattttatttctttaacaAGCAATTTAAAGGTTATTAGAAGGCACATTTGACATTAATCATTGATGCAAAAGTTTGAGGGACCTGAGGGCTGCTAATTCACAAAGGATCTCACATTCAACCGTCCACTTGACATAGACCTTATTTGGTTTGATAATGAGGCAAATACTTTCAGACATAAGTAAAGACCCTAGGATTGAGGCCAATGCTTAATGAGAGCCTTGTGCTTCAGGGTGTGAGTATCAGTTTAAGCTTCATGGTTACACCTCAAGCATTTTCCTGCCCTCACATCATTGCAAGTGTTGAGAGGTGAGACTTGAAATGCTCTAAACTCTGATTGCTCCATTTGTGTTCCCCAAATACTATTGACTTGGTTGACTCAGGGAACCCAATCTAAAGGTCACAACAGCAATACTTTACAAGAACATGATAATGCAGAAATCCTATTATCCAGAAATGCATTAATTCAAAGAATTGGAACTTACAGCATAAATTTTGAGAGCATCAAGCAACTTAGAATGGAAGCATGTCTCCACATCCCTTAATGCAATACCAGCCATGGAGGATGGTTGCAAACCCCAGATTTTTGCAATAATCTTTACATTATCCTTCCCACTATCCATGTCATCTGCAGTAAATGTATCAAGAGCCTTTTCACCTCCATGAAAAGCAATATCCAGACCAGAACTTATCCCACTGACAATGATATCTGtgtcttcattcaaaacatctgttttcaatttctttctatcatttcttctatgtacattaaaattttcagaatttccttttcttttcaaacccAACTCTTGAATTCTGGATTGACTACTTAGTGAAGAAAGTAGTGTCAATAGAACTTGAGGATCAGGGAGCAACATTCGAACTTCATTCTCAATTTCTTGCTTTAAAGGTGCCAGTCTATGCATCATTCGATTGCTGGAACAAGAAGTATGGTTAATAGCACTTACGAAGGAGTCCAAGAACTTCAGTTCCTCCAAGAGAAGCCTTAAAGTTCCATGCTTCACAAAAACATTAGGGTGAAGTAACCCCTTATTGACAACCAATCGGCTGAATGGACGACAACAAATGCATTTCATAATACTCTGCACATCTGAACTATCAAAGGATGGCAGATCTAGAGACTCGGAATTGATGAAATTGAAAGGAAGGCCAATACCAACTGAGGAAACCAAATCTGCAGCCAGAGAAACAGCAGCAAACCTGCAAGTACTTCAGTCACCATGCACACTTACAGAAAGAGATGAAacaaaatagattaaaaacaaaaatggaaaaacacaGAGATTATGCACAAGATCCTTTAACTCTGTGAGAATCTAACCAGGTAGATGATGTATGGTCTTCAAGTTTGTAAGGGAACTCATCCATGTATGCTGAACAAAAAGAAGGTCTCCCTTTAACAATAGACAAAAGCAGATCTCTGTGATAGGCAACCTCTGTTGCTTTGAGCTTCTTCATGAGACCCAAAAGTCGCTTTGGATTACCCCTTAATGGATATGGGTGTCTCTTCAAATCTGGCATCAGTCCGTTACAAGGGTCGGTACAAACCATAACCAGAACCCTGTGTGCCAACTCTGAAGCAGGGCCACCATCCTCCCTTCCAGAAATGCTGACCAACTGTTCTAGAGTAACACTCCCAAATAGCACACTCCGAAGACCTGGAGGCACCAATGATTCTGGAATAAGAACCCTGTCCTTCAATGTAGACAGAACATAAACAACTATTTCAACATCATCACTCCCAAGCCCACGAAGAACACCTGAATACATTTCCTTCTGCTGTAGGATCCACCTCAATAATCCTGGCTTACCCACTTCCAAAAATGACATTGCAAACCCAATAAATGATTTTCTTGTCGAatgcttccttttcttttcaacttgCTTCAGTTTATACTCCGCAAGCTTTGGAAAGACtgggaatttgaaattaaaactCTTTGCAACCTCAGAAGCCAAACTCGAGCTACGTCTAACTATTGAAGCCATCAGCAGAAGAGCAGCCTTCTGGCGCTTCCCTTCTTTACTGTTCAGTTCCTTATAAATATCTTCCAACTTTTCTTCAACAATCGAGCGAGCAAACTTATCAATAATCCTACTAATAGCAATCCTCCTGGTGTCATTTGGCCTATAGATTCCATCAGGATGACTCAACATAGCGGAAATTAATGACAAGATATATGACATTCCAGGTTTCCCCTGCCAACGCTTCCAAGCATCTTGAAGCTCTGAGAACTTGGAGCTTGTCTGTACATACTGATGGAGCAGTTCACCCCCTGTATTACGCCTAAGTAACTTGATGAACTCCTTTGAAGCATCGGAATACAACTTAACttcaatcaaattaatattatgcAATAGCTCTCTGAGTTTAGCTTCATGAGATGCTTTGACTACAAATTTCAGATTTTCTTGTTCCTCAGCCTCGCTATCCAGGTCATTCACATCAACTGCaattaaacaaataacaaaatgaattttacgTGTCCATtgatttcaaattataaaactcacatttttttttcatataatttattcatcaaaaatAACAAGACAGACACGGGACTAAAGACATATCCATACTCTGGGCTAAACATGCCAAATTATTGCTATACGAGCCTAATACCACCATTTGGCTTAACTGAATCGTGGAACccagaaaatatatatataattcagaatttaatttttttttattttcttttcgtTAGTTTTCTCAGCAGCAAACGGGGTATGAAGAAATCTTTTCCCCCCTACACAATTTTTTCATAGCCTACTTCTGATCACACAACAAAGccaagaaaaaattaaaaatactcgTTAAAAAGTCGTGTCTTTCAACTTCAATATCCATTCCAAGCAATAAAGTCGTGTCTTTCAACTTTGATGTTCATTCCAAGCAATTATATAGAGATGTTGCCGGGGAAACAATTGGCAcataaaaccaaaaacaaaaaacagaagaCAAAAGATCAACTTTTTGTCTCTGTTGTTTGTAACTCAAACCCAGCCCAACAATCGTTtaattccttttctttccaTTAGGTTCTATTTTCTGGGGAGCCAAACGGGACATTACAAATTAGAAACCGTAGCCCACCTTCATCATCGTCGCTGTTCTCTTCTCTTTGAATATCTTCGCCGTAAATTGCTTCTTCCTCCTCCATTGTGACTATTTTTTTGAGGCTCAGAGTTGGGCACTTCCTTGGCGAAGAGCATATGCAGCTGGGTACTGGCGGGTGGTGTatgggttttagggttttagggtttaaggagaGAGGTTGGAGACAAAGCTTTTAGAAGCACCTGTTTGGTTCCAGGGGCATGATGTTCCCAACGTGGATTGGGTATTTCAGTTCCGTGTAttccaaatttctaattaattgaTAATCCCATTTACCaaacatatattaaataaataaattgttaaaatgGAAcgtattaaatttattctatctacatctttttttttcttatgaaaatataattctattttatttttatcattttatggCCTCTAGCATATTgtcattatttttatgttaactCGACATTcttaaagttaaattattattagatCAATAATGTGATAGTTGATTGCATCCccgaaaatattaagaaatccACTAATAATCATGGAATTGTCGTaaatgcccaaaaaaaaaaagtttctaactAGCATAAAATTTGTGAGATAAGTAGCATTTAACCAagtaaattttgtatttaatcttttataattaGTGAATGTACGTAATGGTCACTAAATCTCGTAGTTTTTACACTTGTCAATTATGTGTTGTACACATAACTATTTGAAGAtctcttaattaaaaaataaacaaaggataagttttttacttttgggcaaaaaaaatgaaggattgTAGTTTTGTAAAACAACGTCTAAACTTTCATAAATTACTTAGATATTTAGGTTATGTTCGATTTTgcgaaaattttgaaagaaaatgtaagggaaataaaattaaaaaataaaaaataggtttaaactcaataaattagttttacatattttttaatactcaatttactttttttttttgtattatataaatattaaataattttaaaatatataaagtttttgacaaatttaaattataattttttttttcatgttaaaaccaaatatgagaaaaccatttttttttccttttgtagtattttccaaaagcaaacataacttttataaatctttaaactcttcatttgtttaattttttaatatgtttttcattacaaccaaacaatataaattaaatatgatttttttttttttactgtgaAAGTTTTT
This window contains:
- the LOC117908973 gene encoding uncharacterized protein LOC117908973 isoform X2; this translates as MEEEEAIYGEDIQREENSDDDEVDVNDLDSEAEEQENLKFVVKASHEAKLRELLHNINLIEVKLYSDASKEFIKLLRRNTGGELLHQYVQTSSKFSELQDAWKRWQGKPGMSYILSLISAMLSHPDGIYRPNDTRRIAISRIIDKFARSIVEEKLEDIYKELNSKEGKRQKAALLLMASIVRRSSSLASEVAKSFNFKFPVFPKLAEYKLKQVEKKRKHSTRKSFIGFAMSFLEVGKPGLLRWILQQKEMYSGVLRGLGSDDVEIVVYVLSTLKDRVLIPESLVPPGLRSVLFGSVTLEQLVSISGREDGGPASELAHRVLVMVCTDPCNGLMPDLKRHPYPLRGNPKRLLGLMKKLKATEVAYHRDLLLSIVKGRPSFCSAYMDEFPYKLEDHTSSTWFAAVSLAADLVSSVGIGLPFNFINSESLDLPSFDSSDVQSIMKCICCRPFSRLVVNKGLLHPNVFVKHGTLRLLLEELKFLDSFVSAINHTSCSSNRMMHRLAPLKQEIENEVRMLLPDPQVLLTLLSSLSSQSRIQELGLKRKGNSENFNVHRRNDRKKLKTDVLNEDTDIIVSGISSGLDIAFHGGEKALDTFTADDMDSGKDNVKIIAKIWGLQPSSMAGIALRDVETCFHSKLLDALKIYARIMPTVLEGSFDFFINLLGNSSALSIDVQQSVLSLLIEYIGRSPKSEIPIRVPALMYKHLQPFIDLLIFSSTRDIREQAFYLALAAMFSTGVFDSNISELGAWFLFLPGYGRASKSSVDTQGVEVFQSLSTAVISFFCDAVSTIGNNSFKYWDLMRLHISHLKGIKDVSPHFSPLIICVLEKCQRVLKSGSGTFTLAEKSIISLYVSNTLTYLLQTQVDPGLLSSLLDLVLSERLEDQCLDSMEWRPLKNLLLFSQDISHQRHYCIFSIDEKARHTDSSFNDTLAEVQRIVRSGHDSGLTGIAKMFSSSIVGTTPDDILKNFPSVITVSQDLQGVPFALLSSISFHDRSLLARASKLWPDIFFSGLQRVGLMIHSKGKGDDNCRIPSHSLFAEEIFPKTDFGLSESASVAFSLFLQQAPFHVLFPAIMNIDGPYLLEPSKVQQLLLAKLSEQTTDYLILSLRHVLFWIHQIRSYYRIRPLGELEHLFEVCFILVKRMLDELLVLRPDSDCSTTIGVPFSTVQEVAEIIFCHPAVMVSLSCPLSCHEESTKGTIGDSLETFLRSSKHSVHKMDHHVLNLLISTSDYLVALCDGQNPISKVDDSAKKQLVKVFKALLQRLLLELRSRFDVCIRTKNFVPFLQAFYASHILSHFISPFKLFELAYWMFSRVDLNDLTTGEFDNMSALSVVFCIASGAFDMLSSYFQHPITKKVQFDLFWEMEEKSFDIIVFEKIYMKALEFATCFKLEFADVCLLKAVKVMYRQKFEQHQSFLLPLSLVSSRVIVSTPVKIISHCINRPSMIRAKLLFLLIEVSPLHSSVFGHLFSGLLNKGLPHKDNVVETPSDEGFMMLLPAALSYLKSTSLKFGKQYYTCFKGIPSLYSRILLDGFLDWKGFVSRSIFQIEDGEFLPSSTEDLSNLVNSSLLGKSIHMLWFYFAFSGHSMKKKKRFKLFDVIFPCSGQDGMLDCDVSEIDSYSLNQSLNFVNRVVAKISLCRMLLFPGDCQVKSLSKESDGPVEDTPLEMGLNREDSSRIRLINILVNTWQKIVERFSCVSDNSGKVTDTDCLPLFKFLEVFILRNVLELAREMHNSLIQLHSLPFLEKLTRLSLLHRFEDATTLKKLRSVLTSLSEGKFSHVLLLQLLLAHSQFAPTIQSVSKSPGCSQVGVFSKPMSSILRSLTFTCTDQGTIDGNNNFERSDLCVKQLEVIKLLRLLLCFKGHWDGSDLEKNIDINARELISLLLSSYGAMLNEVDLEIYSLMHEIESNDRLKSGSIADMDYLWGSSALRIRKERVQELEISANNILDAEAVEERQRSQFRENLPIDPKLCVNTVLYFPYNRTASDGPISLNKVHPDNVKDMIQGYPPHVENVPRYDPVFILHFSIHSLSMRYIEPVEFSALGLLAVAFVSLSSPDDMIRKLGYETLGRFKNALEMCQKRKDVMQLRLLLTYMQNGIVEPWQRIPSVTAIFAAEASFILLDPSHEHYSTISKLLMRSTGVNMKCIPLFNNFIWSSSINFKSERLWLLRLSYAGLNLEDDAQIYIRNSILETILSFYASPFSDNESKELILQIVKKSVKLHKMARYLVEHCGLISWLSSALSFFSERLSGDQRSFWLKQLTIVTEVINNVISSRNIIGWLQKDALEQLSEVALHLYKLLIGAVQLMKDNVTLVNSILQILISTLKFSQKRKIYQPRFTISIEGLFKIYQAVVDVSSVPRSSPASEFGLKVILMSSPPLNIFQMKQEELSEFVGWAISTALQPECTGTLQLAESYLHFRVFSEEEPSQDSLLSKLLRWLTASVILGMLSWKSTDLDINILERSNSKTLLSLLEHVKKGSGENGRNAFHCEEILAASIFYLQQLLGLNSRVLPSVVSALCLLLLSDASNSAEFMLGHESHVASLCSRIHCPVEANPAWRWSFYQPWKDLTSEPTDLEKMDELHACQSLLVVISNFLGKKSLDAPFLSHQDVENSGVYKWERSIIETESHSRQNPSV